In a genomic window of Lathamus discolor isolate bLatDis1 chromosome 4, bLatDis1.hap1, whole genome shotgun sequence:
- the GJA5 gene encoding gap junction alpha-5 protein, whose translation MGDWSFLGEFLEEVHKHSTVVGKVWLTVLFIFRMLVLGTAAESSWGDEQSDFMCDTQQPGCENVCYDKAFPISHVRFWVLQIIFVSTPSLVYMGHAMHTVRMEEKRKMKEAELEAREMKNNGDTYYQQKSALVEKAELSCWDESGGKIILRGSLLNTYVYSILIRTAMEVAFIVGQYILYGIFLETLYICQRAPCPHPVNCYVSRPTEKNVFIVFMLAVAVLSLFLSLAELYHLGWKKAKERCSRSYKHSPSTAPGRLESAPQAERAQMYTPPPDFNQCLSSPNGKFISPFNNKMASQQNTANFATERVHGQDDAAGEGPFIKSSYSESPEVANECAAPAFPENYFNEKRRFSKTSRASSKARSDDLSV comes from the coding sequence ATGGGGGACTGGAGTTTCCTGGGAGAGTTCCTCGAGGAGGTTCACAAACACTCCACGGTGGTAGGGAAGGTCTGGTTGACTGTGCTCTTCATCTTCCggatgctggtgctgggcacagcagctgaGTCCTCCTGGGGGGATGAGCAGTCTGACTTCATGTGCGACACCCAGCAGCCTGGCTGCGAGAACGTCTGCTACGACAAGGCTTTCCCTATCTCTCATGTCAGGTTTTGGGTCCTCCAGATCATCTTTGTCTCCACCCCATCTCTGGTGTACATGGGCCATGCAATGCACACGGTGCGCatggaggagaagaggaagatgaaggaGGCAGAACTAGAGGCCCGTGAGATGAAGAACAACGGTGACACATACTACCAGCAGAAGTCTGCTCTGGTAGAGAAGGCTGAACTCTCTTGCTGGGATGAATCAGGAGGCAAAATCATACTCAGGGGCAGTCTGCTGAACACCTACGTCTACAGCATTTTGATTCGCACAGCCATGGAAGTGGCCTTCATTGTGGGACAGTACATCTTGTACGGCATCTTCCTGGAGACCCTGTATATCTGCCAGCGGGCACCTTGCCCCCACCCCGTCAACTGCTACGTTTCCCGCCCCACAGAGAAGAACGTGTTCATTGTCTTTATGCTGGCTGTGGCAGTGCTCTCCCTCTTCCTCAGTCTGGCCGAGCTGTACCACTTGGGCTGGAAGAAAGCCAAAGAGAGGTGCTCCCGATCCTacaagcacagccccagcacagcccctggcaGACTGGAGTCTGCCCCACAGGCAGAGAGGGCCCAGATGTACACTCCTCCACCAGATTTTAACCAGTGCTTGTCGAGTCCCAACGGCAAGTTCATCAGCCCCTTCAACAACAAGATGGCCTCCCAGCAGAACACCGCCAACTTTGCCACTGAGAGGGTCCATGGCCAAGATGATGCTGCTGGTGAAGGGCCCTTCATTAAGTCCAGCTACTCGGAGAGCCCAGAGGTGGCCAACGAGTGCGCAGCACCCGCGTTCCCTGAGAACTACTTCAATGAGAAACGCCGGTTCAGCAAGACCAGCCGTGCCAGCAGCAAGGCAAGGTCGGATGACCTGTCTGTGTGA